CGCGCCCTTCTCGCGCGGCGTCTCTGGGGTGCAGGCGTGCGCGTGAAAGGCGTAGTGGCCGCGCAACTGCTGGAACCGCGGGTTCCACCGGATCACCTCGACACCCTCGACGCGCTCGCGCTTGGCGACCGCCGCTCGGAGGTTGTCGTAGACGCACTCGCGCGGAACACCGCCCAGCCAATCGAACGCGCGAACGTGCCCCTGCAGGAACGACTCGATCGTCATGTCGAACGTGAAGTGCGCCGTCGACGCGCCCGAGAACGGCAACGTGCAGATCAACGCGTAGACCCTGCGCTCCCGGCCCAGCACCTTCGGCCGCGTCGGCATCTCCGCCCAATCGACCTGCATCACCTGCCCCGGCCGGTAGGCCGTCTTCTGCGCCGGCCGCTCGCTCTTCGGACGCAGCTCCGCCAGCCGCTTGCGGACCAGATCCACCGAACCGATGTAGCCGTAGTCCTCGCGCAGGATCTCCGTCAGCCGCGGCGCCTTGATGTCAGTGACCTCATCGAGCACTGACCGGATCACCGGCATCAACGGATCGAGCATCGACCCCGGCCCGTCGCGTCGGTAACGAGGCGGCGCCGCCGCCTCGACCAACCGCTTCACCGTGCGGCGATTCATCCCCAGCCGCGACGCGATCTCCCGCTGCGAAACGCCGTCCGCGGCCAACGCCCTGACCTCTGCCCACTCCAACACGTCGCGCACCCTCTCCGCCGCCCCTCGCTCGCTCTCGATCAACGAGCCCGAGCGTCCTGACGGCATCGGTCGCCACCCGAAGTGGCGCACCATTCACTTCCTAGAAGTGGCGCAGTATTGGGTTCCTGGCGTCAGGCCGAGCGGCAGCCGAACCCGTCCCGCACCGGGACGGATCGCAGGACGGATTGAAAGCGGCATGAGTTGGAGTCTCACCGGCACATCGGCCTCCCAAGCTGGCCGGGCCGGGGTCCCCGCGTCCACGCGAAAGCGGCGGTGCGTTGCCTCCGGTCGCGCTAACCGCTTTCCGTCTAAGCAGCGGTGAGAGCGTCGTCGCCAGGGCTGCTTGTGGGAGTAGCTGCTCGACGAGGTCGCCGCCTTGAGCGTGAGCAGCTCAAGCTCTTGCGAGACTACAACCGGCAGGCGGGCGAGTCATCCCGGCCGCGGCCGGATTCACGGGGCCCGCGGCCGATGCGCTCGAGGGACGATCCGGCAGACCGTCTGAGCCTCGGCGCGGCGCCGCGCGGTCGGCGGTGCGCCGCGTCGTGTCGTGTCAACGACCAGCGAGCAGCGTCCGCAGCACCCACGCCTCGAGCGTCATCCCGACGCGAGCTGCCGCACGTTCAACAGCGACTGCCGACGTCAGCTCGGCCTGATCGGCGAACACGTCCATCGACGGCCGCTTCGGGATCCGCGCCGCGAGCCGCAGCGGCAGCGACACCTCGGGCAGCTCGTCGGCCGTCGCCGCCCTTGCGCCGCCCATGAGCTGTTCGTCCCACACGCGAAGATCATCGGTGGGCGCCAGCCGCGGCTCGCCGATCTCCTCAGTCGCGCGCGCTATGACATCGCCCGCCGCGTCGCCGGCGATACCTAGGCACAGCTTCCATTCGATCAGCAGCGCCGCGGCGACGTCCACGGGAAGCGCGCTCCCGGCCGCAGTCTCCCGAAGCCGGTCGAGATCAGCCTCATCCGCGCGGAGGCGGATCCACTCCGGCCGATCGCCTGGCCGCACCCGCAGCACGGGGTCAGCGGTCAACCACGGCTCCGGCGGACGCGCGGACGAATTTCGTACAAGCTTCATTGGATAGTGGATAATGCTGGATCCGGCGGACGTGATGGCCCAGCACGCGACCCCGATCCCATCCGATGACCTCAAGCGCATCCGCGAGATTTCCCAAGCGATCTTCGGCGCCAAGCACCGGCTGCCGATGGCGGTCGTCATCGACTCTGCCCCTGCGTGCGAGCTCTACGCGGAGGCGCTCGCCGAGCCCGCGGGTACCACGACGGTCCAAGCGGGCGCCGAGCTCAAGCACTTCGCGAAGGCCGGCCTGCTCGATCCGCTGCCGGAGAAGCGCGAGCGCGGCCGCCGCGGTCGGCCTCCGAAACGCTACGCGAAGCGGCGCAGCACCATCTGGAAGCTCGCGCGCAAGCTGGCCGAGGAGGGATGAGGTCAGCCTGAAGGCCGGTGGCACGGCATGATTTGCGCGCCCGCCGAGGCACGGCGTCATGTCGATCCGGATCCGCGACCCCATCCACAACTTCATCGAGATGCGCGACTCCGAGCGCGCTGCCATCGACTCGGCGGTCTTCCAGCGGCTGCGCCGCATTCGCCAGCTCGCGATGACCCACCTCGTCTACCCCGGCGCGCTGCACACCCGCTTCGAGCATTCCGTGGGCGTCTGCCACCTCGCCGGGCGTGTCGTCCGCGAGCTGCAGGAGAAGGCAGGGCACAACACGGTCTCTGACGAGGACATCTCCACAGTGCGTACGGCCGCGCTCCTGCACGACATCGGCCACGGCCCGTTCTCGCACGTCTCCGAAGCGGTCCTCGACGACCGCAACAACGTCCGCGGCGTCCACGAGTCCATCTCTGTGGCGATCATGCGCACCGACGAGCAGCTGCACGCCGCGTTCGGCACCGAGCTTTGTCAGCGCGCCGCGGAACTCGTCGGCCACGAGGGCGACTTCGCAGTGCGCACGGCGCTGCGCGACATCGTCTCCGGGCCCACCGACGCCGATAAGCTCGACTACTTGCAGCGCGATTCGTACTTCGCCGGCGTGCAGTACGGCAAGTACGATCTTGGCCGTCTGATCGATACGGTCACGATCATCAACCCGGGCGGCGTCGAGACGTACCTGGGCTTCATGGAGGACGGTCTCTGGGCGGTCGAGGGCCTGCTCCTGGCCCGCCACCACATGCACCGTCAGGTCTACGGCCACAAGACGCGCATCGCGACCGACATCCTCGTCGAACGGGCCCTCACATACGGGCTCGACGACGGCGCCGTCGACCCGGCCGCATTCGAGGTTCCGATCGACGACGGCAAGCCGACCCCCGATGAGGCGTTCCTCGAGGCTTACCTCAAGCAGACCGACGCGAGCGTCATGCAGGCACTCGTCGCCCAGACCGACGACACGCCGTCACGGCAGCTCGCGCGCCGACTGGTCGAGCGCGACCTGCTTCGCCGCAACGCGAGGATCAACCTCAACGACAAGCGCCCAGAGCTCGGCGGCCCGCGGATCTCGCGGATCCTCGACCGCGAGCTCATGGCGACCAAGAGCGCTGAGCTCGAGCAGCAGATCGCCGGGGACCTGTCCTGTCCGCGCTATCTCGTAGCTTTACGCGTTGAGGATCAAGCAAACCCTGTCTACCGCAACCCCAGCGCCGGCTTTACGGACAAGGACATTCTGCTGTCCTTCCCGGACCGACAGCCCGAAACCATCCACGAGATTAGCGAGATCTTCCGGGACGAGCTGGGCAAAGAAAACAAGTACGTGTCCTTGTTCTCCCCCAAGAACGATGACCTGATCGATGAGAAGGCACGAGAGCTGCTGTGGAACGCTTTGATGACCATTTGACCGTCCGCGAGACCGTTCTGCTGGTCATCGAGGCTGCCGGTGGCAAGGTCGAGGGCCGCACCCCGATCCAGAAGCTCTGCTACTTCGCCGCCCTCGCCCTCGACGAGGACCTCGGCCACCGCGCCCACTACTACGGCCCGTACAGCCGAGAGGTGGAAGTCGCCCTAGAGAACGAGACCTTCGCTGGCGACCTCGACGAGACCATGCGCACGTTCAACGCCGCCGGGCGCGAGGGCCGCCAGTACGCCTACGAGCTCACCGACCAGGGAAGGGAGTTCGTGGAGGAGATCCGCGTCAGCAAACCGGGCGCGGCCGATCGCGTCGCGCCGATCGTCAAGCAGCTCGGCGACCTCGTCCCCGGCTACCGCCAGCACCCGCTGTCGCTGGCCGCGAAGGTCGACCTGATTCTCCGCCAGCAGGGCTCCCTGATGGCCGACCAGATCCCTGCCGTTGCCAATGGCCTCGGCTGGGACGTCAACGACAACGACGTCGCCGAGGCGGTCCACATCCTTGTCGGCATCGGCCGGGTGGGAACGCCCGAGACGCCCCCTTCAGCCTGACGCTACGCCGCGTCGCGCAAGCGCCCAGCAGCGTCCGGCTCATCGAGGCCCCACCGACGCAAGACCTCGATCGCCTCAGCCCAACGCGCGAGATGCCGCGTCGGCTGACGCACATCCACTCCGGCCTCGAACAGCTCGTCGACGCTATGGCGCGCCTCGGAGATCGAACGCTGCAGCGAAGCGACGCGTGCGTCGACAGGCCCGGTCTGCGCGCCATCGACATC
This genomic stretch from Thermoleophilaceae bacterium harbors:
- the istA gene encoding IS21 family transposase → MIESERGAAERVRDVLEWAEVRALAADGVSQREIASRLGMNRRTVKRLVEAAAPPRYRRDGPGSMLDPLMPVIRSVLDEVTDIKAPRLTEILREDYGYIGSVDLVRKRLAELRPKSERPAQKTAYRPGQVMQVDWAEMPTRPKVLGRERRVYALICTLPFSGASTAHFTFDMTIESFLQGHVRAFDWLGGVPRECVYDNLRAAVAKRERVEGVEVIRWNPRFQQLRGHYAFHAHACTPETPREKGAVEGGVRYHKTGFWPARRFEDLVDLDGVYARWRDRIALPRRHATGGRIVAERLQVEREALRSLPPVSFDAAGRRASRVPIDGYLKLGRCFYRAPEQLVHHRVELRWDRDQVWIEHQGQRVADYPRSYEHGVWQPAPRMRPEPPPVAQLIPIAGPAVVPPALEDYAELCA
- a CDS encoding HD domain-containing protein — translated: MSIRIRDPIHNFIEMRDSERAAIDSAVFQRLRRIRQLAMTHLVYPGALHTRFEHSVGVCHLAGRVVRELQEKAGHNTVSDEDISTVRTAALLHDIGHGPFSHVSEAVLDDRNNVRGVHESISVAIMRTDEQLHAAFGTELCQRAAELVGHEGDFAVRTALRDIVSGPTDADKLDYLQRDSYFAGVQYGKYDLGRLIDTVTIINPGGVETYLGFMEDGLWAVEGLLLARHHMHRQVYGHKTRIATDILVERALTYGLDDGAVDPAAFEVPIDDGKPTPDEAFLEAYLKQTDASVMQALVAQTDDTPSRQLARRLVERDLLRRNARINLNDKRPELGGPRISRILDRELMATKSAELEQQIAGDLSCPRYLVALRVEDQANPVYRNPSAGFTDKDILLSFPDRQPETIHEISEIFRDELGKENKYVSLFSPKNDDLIDEKARELLWNALMTI